A single region of the Corallococcus silvisoli genome encodes:
- a CDS encoding efflux RND transporter permease subunit, whose product MGTLAAHNHRRPVIALLCALLLSGVGLLLARNLSLNANLVDLLPESFESVQALHTLEQRFGALGWVVVVGEDGDPEQLQRFADDLAPQLEAIPGIRYVEVTRPSSFFRSHALYFLSPEDLKEVRRRIDARLTWEKQQANPLFVSLEDEPAPSLDFSDIEKKYGGGAATRISTNPSDYYLDPEARRVVVLAKPDTTSADLTYSRKLIDQVEGVLKQQDLSKYGPHFHTAITGTFQKKIDQQAQITRDVAVASAVATALVLLYLFLHFRSALAVGMVLAPVGAGLAWTYGFVGVAYGRVNLLTAFLGAILGGLGVEHGMHLLGRYLNLRGEGVSSEEATRESFTHTGGAALVSALVAALTFFVLGTSRLRAFREFGVIAGVGMLVLIAAYVLVLPAALGLVSRHGWKPRPSSTETAEAPLGRVILRRRAVLTGVSVIIVAGLLTQLPRVRFDYNVSSLEDESLGSFVLDRDVNRLIGYSQTPVVVLTDSREEEAAVVKELMARKQQLGADSKVDFVASLQSLVPARQQEKQALLKDIGTLLTNVPESQLDVEQREQLVELRRQVEATPYTAADLPPSVRQQFEGRGGPGTGFVLVYPSANQSDGQAMRQLADEVRGVKLPDGRPAVVAGEALVLADILDLVSHEAPLILVGTTLAVLVAMWLTLGGLRTALVCLMPTAVSLFALLGLMPLMRMEFNYLNILVIPVLIGTTVDAGVHLVTRLASPGSDFVQVYSETGKAICGGLLTSAVGFGALFLADHPGLNSIGALANVGFGMNLLIMLVTFPALLLLLSLRKRRRRAVPPKALGEHLLDEGQGPHRPTPTH is encoded by the coding sequence ATGGGTACGCTCGCGGCGCACAACCACCGCCGTCCTGTCATCGCCCTGCTGTGCGCGCTGTTGCTCTCCGGTGTGGGGCTGCTGCTCGCGCGCAACCTGTCCCTCAACGCCAACCTGGTGGACCTGCTGCCGGAGTCGTTCGAGAGCGTGCAGGCGCTCCACACCCTGGAGCAGCGCTTCGGGGCGCTGGGGTGGGTGGTGGTGGTGGGCGAGGACGGCGACCCGGAGCAGCTCCAGCGGTTCGCGGATGACCTGGCGCCCCAACTGGAGGCCATTCCGGGCATCCGCTACGTGGAGGTCACCCGGCCCAGCAGCTTCTTCCGGAGCCATGCGCTCTACTTCCTGTCGCCAGAAGACTTGAAGGAGGTGCGGCGCCGCATCGACGCGCGCCTCACCTGGGAGAAGCAGCAGGCCAACCCGCTCTTCGTGTCGCTGGAGGACGAACCGGCGCCATCGCTGGACTTCAGCGACATCGAGAAGAAGTACGGCGGCGGCGCGGCGACGCGCATCTCCACCAACCCCAGCGACTACTACCTGGACCCCGAGGCACGGCGCGTGGTGGTGCTGGCCAAGCCCGACACGACGTCCGCGGACCTCACCTACTCCCGGAAGCTCATCGACCAGGTGGAGGGGGTGCTGAAGCAGCAGGACCTGTCGAAGTACGGGCCGCACTTCCACACCGCCATCACCGGCACCTTCCAGAAGAAGATCGATCAACAGGCGCAGATCACCCGCGACGTGGCGGTGGCCTCGGCGGTGGCCACGGCGCTGGTGTTGCTCTACCTGTTCCTGCACTTCCGCAGCGCGCTCGCGGTGGGGATGGTGCTGGCGCCGGTGGGCGCGGGCCTGGCGTGGACCTACGGCTTCGTGGGCGTGGCGTACGGGCGGGTGAACCTGCTCACCGCGTTCCTGGGCGCCATCCTGGGCGGCCTGGGCGTGGAGCACGGCATGCACCTGCTGGGGCGCTACCTCAACCTGCGCGGAGAGGGGGTGTCCTCCGAGGAGGCGACCCGCGAATCCTTCACGCACACGGGCGGCGCGGCGCTGGTGTCCGCGCTGGTGGCGGCGCTCACCTTCTTCGTGCTGGGCACGTCCCGCCTCCGAGCGTTCCGCGAGTTCGGCGTCATCGCGGGCGTGGGCATGCTGGTGCTCATCGCGGCCTATGTGCTGGTGCTGCCGGCGGCGCTGGGGCTGGTGTCCCGTCACGGCTGGAAGCCGCGCCCCTCCTCCACGGAGACGGCGGAGGCCCCGCTGGGCCGCGTCATCCTGCGCCGCCGCGCGGTGCTCACGGGGGTGTCCGTGATCATCGTGGCGGGGCTGCTCACGCAGCTGCCGCGCGTGCGCTTCGACTACAACGTCTCCTCGCTGGAGGACGAGAGCCTGGGCTCGTTCGTCCTGGACCGCGACGTCAACCGGCTCATCGGCTATTCGCAGACCCCCGTGGTGGTGCTCACCGACTCGCGCGAGGAAGAGGCGGCGGTGGTGAAGGAGCTGATGGCGCGCAAGCAGCAACTGGGCGCGGACTCCAAGGTGGACTTCGTCGCGTCGCTCCAGAGCCTCGTGCCGGCGCGGCAGCAGGAGAAGCAGGCGCTCCTGAAGGACATCGGGACGTTGTTGACGAACGTCCCGGAGAGCCAGCTGGACGTGGAGCAGCGCGAGCAGCTGGTGGAGCTGCGCCGGCAGGTGGAGGCGACGCCGTACACCGCCGCGGACCTGCCCCCCAGCGTGCGCCAGCAGTTCGAGGGCCGGGGAGGACCGGGCACCGGCTTCGTGCTGGTGTACCCGTCCGCGAACCAGTCCGACGGACAGGCCATGCGTCAACTGGCGGACGAAGTGCGCGGGGTGAAGCTGCCGGATGGCCGGCCCGCGGTGGTGGCCGGTGAGGCGCTGGTGCTCGCGGACATCCTGGACCTGGTGTCGCACGAGGCGCCGCTCATCCTGGTGGGTACGACGCTCGCGGTGCTGGTGGCGATGTGGCTGACGTTGGGCGGCCTGCGCACCGCGCTGGTGTGCCTGATGCCCACGGCGGTGTCGCTGTTCGCGCTGCTGGGGCTGATGCCGCTCATGCGGATGGAGTTCAACTACCTCAACATCCTGGTCATCCCGGTGCTCATCGGGACGACGGTGGACGCGGGGGTGCACCTGGTGACGCGGCTGGCGTCGCCGGGCAGCGACTTCGTGCAGGTGTACTCGGAGACGGGCAAGGCCATCTGCGGCGGCCTGCTCACGAGCGCGGTGGGCTTCGGCGCGCTGTTCCTCGCGGACCACCCGGGGCTCAACTCCATTGGCGCCCTGGCGAACGTGGGCTTCGGCATGAACCTGCTCATCATGTTGGTGACCTTCCCCGCGCTGCTGCTGCTGCTCTCGCTGCGCAAGCGGCGCCGCCGTGCGGTACCGCCCAAGGCCCTGGGTGAGCACCTCTTGGATGAAGGCCAGGGTCCTCACCGGCCCACGCCCACCCACTAG
- a CDS encoding efflux RND transporter permease subunit has product MSEMRWSGRFEAAMGSLAARSHQRPWVALFVTLVLTGLGTFFARDLRLNADLANLLPKSFQSVQDLEKLRTRFGGMGNVVVAGIGAEPEQLKQFVDDMSPKLASLSEIRFVNAQRPSQFFEEHGLYYVDLPDLKTIQDRIDARFAWEKEQANPLFVRLEESPPPSLDFSDIEKKYTGGANMRLAGQGGLYYLDPQERMVVMLLKAKGSSADLGYSKKVISQVEDYLAKQDLSKYGPGFHTAITGTFKKKIDQQDVITGDLAQASTLAAVLLLAYLIFHFRSALSVGLTMAPVFAGLAWTYGFVGIAYGQVNLLTGFLAAVLGGLGVEHGIHLLGRWGTLRSEGMTSEEAVRETFRHTGFSALISALVAALTFLSLSWSEFRAFHEFGVIAAVGMMVSVASYLLILPALLGLVSRWGWVPREHQGQNGPMALLARFLPRRYRAVAVGIGVALVGLISQAYRVTFNYDSTKLDDVSLPSVRLDRRIDHILGYSATPVVVLTDTEGMEREVVNQLLARKQQYGKDSTIDFVGALEDLVPRQQEEKHALLQSIHQKLARIDPERVGKDQRDNLVRAVRMTAASPFTREDLPVGLRRQFEPAAGQKGGVVLVYANVSLSDGLGTRRFTKEVRNLQMPDGSQVSAAGEALILADILDMVSSEGPRILAAAVISVFLAMWLTLGSLRNAVICMLPTLLSVAALVGLMAIMGLQFNYLNIVVLPVLVGTTVDAGVHLVERLGEPGADFVTVYAETGRAISGGLLTSAIGFLALVFAKHPGLNSIGDLANLGFAVNMVIVLVGFPSLLLLVDRWRNKHGATPPPATEDGEAPHPAPEA; this is encoded by the coding sequence ATGAGCGAGATGCGGTGGTCCGGACGGTTCGAGGCGGCGATGGGCTCCCTGGCGGCCCGAAGCCACCAGCGGCCCTGGGTGGCGTTGTTCGTGACGCTGGTCCTCACGGGCCTGGGAACGTTCTTCGCGCGCGACCTGCGGCTCAACGCGGACCTGGCGAACCTGTTGCCCAAGTCGTTCCAGTCCGTGCAGGACCTGGAGAAGCTGCGCACGCGCTTCGGCGGCATGGGCAACGTGGTGGTGGCGGGCATCGGCGCGGAGCCGGAGCAGCTCAAGCAGTTCGTGGATGACATGTCGCCGAAGCTGGCGTCGCTGTCGGAGATCCGCTTCGTCAACGCCCAGCGGCCCAGCCAGTTCTTCGAGGAGCACGGCCTCTACTACGTGGACCTGCCGGACCTGAAGACCATCCAGGACCGCATCGACGCGCGGTTCGCGTGGGAGAAGGAGCAGGCCAACCCGCTCTTCGTGCGGCTGGAGGAGTCGCCCCCGCCGTCGTTGGACTTCAGCGACATCGAGAAGAAGTACACCGGCGGCGCGAACATGCGGCTCGCGGGCCAGGGCGGCCTCTACTACCTGGATCCGCAGGAGCGCATGGTGGTGATGCTGCTCAAGGCGAAGGGGTCGTCCGCGGACCTGGGCTACTCCAAGAAGGTGATTTCGCAGGTGGAGGACTACCTGGCGAAGCAGGACCTGTCGAAGTACGGCCCCGGCTTCCACACCGCCATCACCGGCACGTTCAAGAAGAAGATCGACCAGCAGGACGTCATCACCGGCGACCTGGCGCAGGCGTCCACGCTGGCCGCCGTGCTGCTGCTGGCCTACCTCATCTTCCACTTCCGCAGCGCGCTGTCGGTGGGCCTGACCATGGCGCCGGTGTTCGCCGGCCTGGCGTGGACCTACGGCTTCGTGGGCATCGCGTACGGGCAGGTGAACCTGCTCACGGGCTTCCTGGCCGCGGTGCTCGGCGGCCTGGGCGTGGAGCACGGCATCCATCTATTGGGGCGCTGGGGCACGCTGCGCTCGGAGGGGATGACCTCGGAGGAGGCGGTGCGGGAGACGTTCCGGCACACGGGCTTCTCCGCGCTCATCTCCGCGCTGGTGGCGGCGCTCACGTTCCTGAGCCTGTCGTGGTCGGAGTTCAGGGCGTTCCACGAGTTCGGCGTCATCGCGGCGGTGGGCATGATGGTGAGCGTGGCGTCGTACCTGCTCATCCTGCCGGCGCTCCTGGGGCTGGTGTCGCGCTGGGGCTGGGTGCCGCGCGAGCACCAGGGGCAGAACGGGCCCATGGCGCTGCTGGCGCGCTTCCTGCCCCGCCGCTACCGCGCGGTGGCGGTGGGCATTGGCGTGGCGCTGGTGGGGCTCATCAGCCAAGCGTACCGCGTGACGTTCAACTACGACTCCACGAAGCTGGATGACGTGTCGCTGCCGAGCGTGCGGCTGGACCGGCGCATCGACCACATCCTGGGCTATTCGGCGACGCCGGTGGTGGTGTTGACGGACACGGAGGGGATGGAGCGCGAGGTGGTGAACCAGCTCCTGGCGCGCAAGCAGCAGTACGGCAAGGACTCCACCATCGACTTCGTGGGCGCGCTGGAGGACCTGGTGCCCCGGCAGCAGGAGGAGAAGCACGCGCTGCTCCAGTCCATCCACCAGAAGCTGGCGCGCATCGACCCGGAGCGGGTGGGCAAGGACCAGCGGGACAACCTGGTGCGCGCGGTGAGGATGACCGCGGCCAGTCCCTTCACGCGGGAGGACCTGCCGGTGGGGCTGCGCCGCCAGTTCGAGCCGGCGGCGGGCCAGAAGGGCGGCGTGGTGCTGGTCTACGCGAACGTGAGCCTGTCGGACGGCCTGGGCACGCGGCGCTTCACGAAGGAGGTGCGCAACCTCCAGATGCCGGACGGCAGCCAGGTGTCCGCGGCCGGTGAGGCGCTCATCCTGGCGGACATCCTGGACATGGTGTCGTCGGAGGGGCCGCGCATCCTGGCCGCCGCGGTCATCAGCGTGTTCCTGGCGATGTGGCTGACGCTGGGCAGCCTGCGCAACGCGGTCATCTGCATGCTGCCCACGCTCTTGTCCGTCGCGGCGCTGGTGGGCCTGATGGCCATCATGGGGTTGCAGTTCAACTACCTGAACATCGTGGTGCTGCCGGTGCTGGTGGGCACCACCGTGGACGCGGGCGTGCACCTGGTCGAGCGGTTGGGAGAGCCCGGAGCGGACTTCGTCACGGTCTACGCGGAGACGGGGCGCGCCATCTCGGGCGGCCTGCTCACCAGCGCCATCGGCTTCCTGGCGCTGGTGTTCGCCAAGCACCCGGGCCTGAACTCCATTGGCGACCTGGCGAACCTGGGCTTCGCGGTGAACATGGTCATCGTGCTGGTGGGCTTCCCGTCGCTGCTGCTGCTGGTGGACCGCTGGCGCAACAAGCACGGCGCCACGCCGCCGCCCGCGACGGAGGACGGCGAGGCGCCGCACCCCGCTCCGGAGGCGTGA
- a CDS encoding YciI family protein, whose protein sequence is MKVMVIVKATKTSEAGVMPSEKLLTDMGRFNEELVKAGIMLEGDGLQPSAKGKRIRFSGDQRTVVDGPFAETKELIAGFWVWQVRSMDEAVEWARRCPHPMPGEEGELEIRPFYEMADFGKEFTPELRAQEERIRLEMERRQPKA, encoded by the coding sequence ATGAAGGTCATGGTGATCGTGAAGGCCACGAAGACGAGCGAAGCGGGCGTCATGCCGAGCGAGAAGCTGCTCACCGACATGGGCCGCTTCAACGAGGAGCTGGTCAAGGCGGGCATCATGCTCGAGGGGGACGGCCTGCAGCCGAGCGCGAAGGGCAAGCGCATCCGGTTCTCGGGGGACCAGCGCACCGTCGTCGACGGGCCGTTCGCGGAGACGAAGGAGCTCATCGCGGGCTTCTGGGTGTGGCAGGTCCGGTCCATGGACGAGGCCGTCGAGTGGGCGCGCCGCTGCCCGCATCCGATGCCCGGCGAGGAGGGCGAACTGGAGATCCGTCCCTTCTACGAGATGGCCGACTTCGGAAAGGAGTTCACCCCCGAGCTGCGCGCGCAGGAGGAGCGCATCCGCCTGGAGATGGAGCGGAGGCAGCCCAAGGCGTAG
- a CDS encoding protein-tyrosine phosphatase family protein: MSESLLRSVHHVPGVRGFVRKQVLRVVARGVEWTTKLPGKRALNVSQVNGWLHVGGSVPRARYGELKAQGITCVIDLRAERRDDREALAALGIELLSLPVTDRYPPSVEQLSRGVRWALPRLDAGGVLYAHCEHGVGRGPLMGLAVMVARGWDAPEAYRAVRHARWQATLNDRQLRGLADFVAAWTGVPEQAA; the protein is encoded by the coding sequence GTGAGCGAGTCGCTGCTTCGGTCCGTGCATCATGTCCCCGGCGTCCGGGGGTTCGTGCGCAAGCAGGTGTTGCGGGTGGTGGCGCGCGGGGTGGAGTGGACCACCAAGCTCCCCGGCAAGCGCGCCCTCAACGTGTCCCAGGTGAATGGCTGGCTGCACGTGGGCGGCAGCGTGCCCCGCGCGCGCTACGGCGAGCTGAAGGCCCAGGGCATCACCTGCGTCATCGACCTGCGCGCGGAGCGCCGCGACGACCGCGAGGCCCTGGCGGCGCTGGGCATCGAGCTGCTGAGCCTGCCGGTGACGGACCGCTATCCGCCGTCCGTGGAGCAGCTGTCGCGGGGCGTGCGGTGGGCGCTGCCCCGGCTGGACGCGGGCGGCGTGCTGTACGCGCACTGCGAGCACGGCGTGGGCCGGGGGCCGCTGATGGGGCTCGCGGTGATGGTGGCGCGCGGCTGGGACGCGCCGGAGGCGTACCGGGCGGTGCGCCACGCGCGCTGGCAGGCGACGCTGAACGACCGGCAGCTGCGGGGACTGGCGGACTTCGTGGCCGCCTGGACGGGCGTGCCCGAGCAGGCGGCCTGA
- a CDS encoding GtrA family protein, which produces MHDNVLAWLSGDLSPSARIWTALAPALFAVAYFLVGLVLFCIRCAIKGIPRDAETLTRGKSVLVGFFLRHYFFWVIQPLWRVLLRSGLPANALSMLSGLLGVSSGVAVAAGRFALGGWLFLLAGVLDVMDGRVARTRKEANPAGAALDSVLDRYVDSAMLMGLAWYYRDTWVLLPALGALLGSSLVPYVRAKGEGLGVSVRDGAMQRLERVLFLGVGTALSPILEALFWPEQKHPMHWLAVAGLVFVAILSNVTAVSRFRTLVAALTPKKPSQPRSGMALFGFNAAAGAIATTVDFVAVLGMVEWARLSPVLATVVGCVLGGVVNYSINRLITFRSHGAVAPQLARYTLVSATSALLNAGGVALLTLHPQLAYTLGWWVVRGVVYFAWNLPLQRDYVFNDGSSEALMEQRPHAA; this is translated from the coding sequence GTGCATGACAACGTCCTGGCCTGGCTGAGTGGAGACCTGTCCCCCTCGGCGCGCATCTGGACCGCGCTGGCGCCCGCGCTCTTCGCGGTCGCCTACTTCCTGGTGGGGCTGGTGCTCTTTTGCATCCGCTGCGCCATCAAGGGCATCCCGCGGGACGCGGAGACGCTGACGCGCGGCAAGTCGGTGCTGGTGGGCTTCTTCCTGCGCCACTACTTCTTCTGGGTCATCCAGCCGCTGTGGCGGGTGCTGCTGCGCTCGGGGCTGCCGGCCAACGCGCTGTCCATGCTGTCCGGCCTGCTCGGGGTGTCCTCGGGCGTGGCGGTGGCGGCGGGCCGCTTCGCGCTGGGCGGCTGGCTGTTCCTGCTGGCGGGCGTGCTGGACGTGATGGACGGCCGGGTGGCGCGCACCCGCAAGGAGGCCAACCCCGCGGGCGCGGCGCTGGACTCCGTGCTGGACCGCTACGTGGACTCCGCGATGTTGATGGGCCTGGCCTGGTACTACCGGGACACCTGGGTGCTGCTGCCCGCGCTGGGGGCGCTGCTGGGCTCCTCGCTGGTGCCGTACGTGCGCGCCAAGGGAGAGGGCCTGGGCGTGAGCGTGCGCGACGGCGCGATGCAGCGGCTGGAGCGGGTGCTGTTCCTGGGCGTGGGCACGGCGCTGTCGCCCATCCTGGAGGCGCTGTTCTGGCCGGAGCAGAAGCACCCCATGCACTGGCTGGCGGTGGCGGGGCTCGTGTTCGTGGCCATCCTGAGCAACGTCACGGCGGTGTCGCGCTTCCGCACGCTGGTGGCGGCGCTGACGCCGAAGAAGCCGTCGCAGCCGCGCTCGGGCATGGCGCTGTTCGGCTTCAACGCGGCGGCGGGCGCCATCGCCACCACGGTGGACTTCGTGGCGGTGCTGGGCATGGTGGAGTGGGCGAGGCTGTCGCCGGTGCTGGCCACGGTGGTGGGCTGCGTGCTGGGCGGCGTGGTGAACTACTCCATCAACCGGCTCATCACCTTCCGGAGCCACGGCGCCGTGGCGCCGCAGCTGGCGCGCTACACCCTGGTGAGCGCGACGAGCGCGCTGCTCAACGCGGGCGGCGTGGCGCTGCTCACGCTGCACCCGCAGCTGGCGTACACGCTGGGCTGGTGGGTGGTGCGCGGCGTCGTGTACTTCGCGTGGAACCTGCCCCTGCAGCGCGACTACGTGTTCAACGACGGCTCGTCGGAAGCGCTCATGGAGCAGCGGCCCCATGCGGCGTGA
- a CDS encoding phosphatase PAP2 family protein, whose translation MTSRSPAKNPSAFKWLVTVMATGHLALVVATGRVRWEHIAADLLLVVLAWAGPGPRRFLRGAFPLWLTGMILDSQSLWLGVRGAIHTGDLWNLEKALFPAPGGMNWPEWWSLHPHTALDLLCGFAYAAYIYEVFLVVLWFFFIKDPRFEKLCWAFFLVNAMGVVIYVLYPAAPPWYVLKYGPGVADLAALPSPAGTARFDAFFGIHYFANFYGRNPNVFGAMPSLHAAYPLMMVLVLWHKGPAWRVGTSLFALLVAFSAVYLTHHYVLDVLAGVTAAVVAFVAVRAVFARRDQEAPGVASVSLPSGGNTRA comes from the coding sequence ATGACCTCCCGCTCGCCCGCTAAGAACCCCTCCGCGTTCAAGTGGCTCGTCACCGTCATGGCGACGGGCCACCTCGCGCTGGTGGTCGCCACTGGCCGGGTCCGGTGGGAGCACATCGCGGCGGACCTGCTGCTGGTGGTGCTGGCGTGGGCCGGCCCCGGCCCGCGGCGGTTCCTCCGCGGTGCGTTCCCGCTGTGGCTCACCGGGATGATCCTCGACAGCCAGTCGCTGTGGCTGGGGGTGCGCGGCGCCATCCACACCGGCGACCTGTGGAACCTGGAGAAGGCCCTGTTCCCCGCCCCGGGCGGCATGAACTGGCCGGAGTGGTGGTCGCTCCACCCCCACACCGCGCTGGACCTGCTGTGTGGCTTCGCCTACGCGGCCTACATCTACGAGGTCTTCCTCGTCGTCCTCTGGTTCTTCTTCATCAAGGACCCGCGCTTCGAGAAGCTCTGCTGGGCGTTCTTCCTGGTGAACGCCATGGGCGTGGTCATCTACGTCCTCTATCCGGCGGCCCCGCCCTGGTACGTGCTGAAGTACGGGCCGGGAGTGGCGGACCTGGCGGCGCTCCCCAGCCCCGCGGGCACCGCGCGCTTCGACGCCTTCTTCGGCATCCACTACTTCGCCAACTTCTACGGCCGCAACCCCAACGTCTTCGGGGCCATGCCGTCGCTGCACGCGGCCTATCCGCTGATGATGGTGCTGGTCCTCTGGCACAAGGGGCCCGCCTGGCGGGTGGGCACCAGCTTGTTCGCGCTGCTCGTCGCCTTTTCCGCTGTGTACCTCACGCACCACTACGTGCTCGACGTGCTCGCGGGTGTCACCGCGGCCGTGGTGGCGTTCGTCGCGGTGAGGGCCGTATTCGCTCGACGGGACCAGGAAGCGCCGGGAGTGGCGTCCGTGTCCCTGCCGTCTGGAGGAAACACCCGTGCATGA
- a CDS encoding inositol-3-phosphate synthase, whose amino-acid sequence MENKKKVAKPEGKLAVLIPGLGAVSTTLMAGVELARQGKGAPIGSLTQMGTARLGKRTDGRTVKLNELVPLATLEDVVFGAWDIISEDAYQVAQRSGVLNDKHLEQVKPFLQGIKPKQGVHDPEFVRRIAANHIKATKTHRESIEAIRQDIRDFKKELNAKRAVMVVCSSVETFRPLPEAFQSLANFEKALDANSPDVNPTALYTYAAIKEGVPFANATPNASVDTPALQELAKQEGMPVAGRDLKSGQTMMKTVIAPALKARMLGLEGWFSTNILGNRDGEVLDDPQAFKAKEVTKSSVLDTILQPDLYPELYNKYSHKVSIHYYPPRGDAKEGWDNIDITGWLGYPMQIKVNFLCRDSILAAPLVLDIALFLDLAKRLEWRGIQEWMSFYFKSPMAHPGLPVEHDLFIQLTKLKNTLRVVAGEEPITHLGLDYYGDDLPLAR is encoded by the coding sequence ATGGAGAACAAGAAGAAGGTCGCGAAGCCCGAGGGCAAGCTGGCGGTGCTCATCCCGGGCCTGGGCGCTGTGTCCACCACGCTGATGGCGGGTGTGGAGCTGGCGCGGCAGGGCAAGGGCGCCCCCATTGGCTCGCTCACGCAGATGGGCACGGCCCGTCTGGGCAAGCGCACCGACGGTCGCACCGTCAAGCTCAACGAGCTGGTTCCGTTGGCCACCCTGGAGGACGTCGTCTTCGGCGCCTGGGACATCATCAGCGAGGACGCCTATCAGGTGGCCCAGCGCTCCGGCGTGCTGAATGACAAGCACCTGGAGCAGGTGAAGCCCTTCCTGCAGGGCATCAAGCCGAAGCAGGGCGTGCATGATCCGGAGTTCGTGCGGCGCATCGCGGCCAACCACATCAAGGCCACGAAGACGCACCGCGAGAGCATCGAGGCCATCCGCCAGGACATCCGCGACTTCAAGAAGGAGCTCAACGCGAAGCGCGCCGTGATGGTGGTGTGCTCCAGCGTGGAGACCTTCCGCCCGCTGCCGGAGGCCTTCCAGTCGCTGGCCAACTTCGAGAAGGCGCTGGACGCCAACAGCCCGGACGTGAACCCGACGGCGCTGTACACCTACGCGGCCATCAAGGAAGGCGTGCCGTTCGCCAACGCGACGCCGAACGCCAGCGTGGACACGCCGGCGCTGCAGGAGCTGGCGAAGCAGGAGGGCATGCCGGTCGCGGGCCGCGACCTCAAGAGCGGCCAGACGATGATGAAGACCGTCATCGCGCCGGCGCTCAAGGCGCGCATGCTGGGCCTGGAGGGGTGGTTCTCCACCAACATCCTGGGCAACCGCGACGGCGAGGTGCTGGATGATCCCCAGGCCTTCAAGGCCAAGGAGGTCACCAAGTCGAGCGTGCTCGACACCATCCTCCAGCCGGACCTGTACCCGGAGCTGTACAACAAGTACTCGCACAAGGTGTCCATCCACTACTACCCGCCCCGCGGCGACGCGAAGGAGGGTTGGGACAACATCGACATCACCGGGTGGCTGGGCTACCCGATGCAGATCAAGGTCAACTTCCTCTGCCGCGACTCCATCCTGGCGGCGCCGCTGGTCCTGGACATCGCGCTGTTCCTGGACCTGGCGAAGCGGCTGGAGTGGCGGGGCATCCAGGAGTGGATGTCCTTCTACTTCAAGAGCCCCATGGCCCACCCGGGCCTGCCGGTGGAGCACGACCTGTTCATCCAGCTGACCAAGCTGAAGAACACGCTGCGCGTCGTCGCGGGCGAAGAGCCCATCACCCACCTGGGGCTGGACTACTACGGGGATGACCTCCCGCTCGCCCGCTAA
- a CDS encoding pyridoxamine 5'-phosphate oxidase family protein has translation MTTTKNPQDVVRHLGKLIHGIQVAMMTTMDTDGSLRSRPMWTHEQDFDGELWFFTNDHTHKVDELENDHHVGLAYSDPARNRYVSISGRCQLIRDKAKARELWSPTLKAWFPQGLDDPNLALLRVTVEKAEYWDTPNSKAVQLVGFVKAVLTGARYHPGDNQKLDRGDPRRH, from the coding sequence ATGACGACGACGAAGAATCCCCAGGACGTGGTGCGGCACCTGGGCAAGCTCATCCACGGCATCCAGGTCGCGATGATGACCACCATGGACACGGACGGCAGCCTGCGCAGCCGCCCCATGTGGACCCATGAACAGGACTTCGACGGCGAGCTGTGGTTCTTCACCAACGACCACACCCACAAAGTGGACGAGTTGGAGAACGACCACCACGTCGGGCTCGCCTACTCAGACCCCGCCCGGAACCGGTATGTGTCCATCAGCGGACGCTGCCAGCTGATCCGCGACAAGGCCAAGGCCAGGGAGCTGTGGAGCCCCACCCTCAAGGCCTGGTTCCCGCAAGGGCTGGATGATCCGAACCTCGCCCTCCTGCGCGTCACCGTCGAGAAGGCCGAGTACTGGGACACACCCAACAGCAAGGCGGTCCAGCTGGTCGGCTTCGTGAAGGCCGTCCTCACCGGAGCGCGCTACCACCCGGGTGACAACCAGAAGCTCGACCGGGGCGACCCCCGCCGCCATTGA
- a CDS encoding P-loop NTPase family protein, which yields MLKTAWNEWSLKALQLETALLALEEIELPDAMHALQDAAQQKLLELARAWHETRPAKEPRQWKREEAAGGTPRDEELADLVKGFREDGKTWTLYRLTSDKKEVVETVVSEGRACMAAGGEYYLGQWDAEESVLEVGRDDEAGEPGTGLVLETGGELRYTPSPDLGG from the coding sequence ATGCTGAAGACCGCGTGGAACGAGTGGAGCCTGAAGGCGCTGCAGCTGGAGACGGCGCTCCTGGCGTTGGAGGAGATCGAGCTGCCGGACGCGATGCACGCGCTCCAGGACGCAGCCCAGCAGAAGCTGCTGGAGCTGGCGCGGGCGTGGCATGAGACGCGACCGGCGAAGGAGCCGCGCCAGTGGAAGCGCGAGGAGGCGGCGGGTGGCACCCCTCGCGACGAGGAGCTGGCCGACCTGGTGAAGGGCTTCCGCGAGGACGGCAAGACGTGGACGCTCTACCGGCTCACCAGCGACAAGAAGGAAGTGGTGGAGACGGTGGTGTCGGAGGGGCGCGCGTGCATGGCCGCGGGCGGGGAGTACTACCTGGGCCAGTGGGACGCGGAGGAGAGCGTGCTGGAGGTGGGGCGCGACGACGAGGCGGGGGAGCCCGGCACCGGGCTGGTGCTGGAGACGGGCGGAGAGCTTCGGTACACGCCCTCGCCCGACCTGGGGGGCTGA